A DNA window from Candidatus Binatia bacterium contains the following coding sequences:
- a CDS encoding amidohydrolase family protein: MPTIDADTHVDESEDTWKKLEGTPYVKYTPVTIEMPPDEARRAGYTPTNSRCWVVEGRLQNRAIRDDVNHPPRVLRELEDVPGRLAHMDKMGVDVQVIFPTFFIRYNTRNAEAEWALTTTYNRWIAGKCAQTNGRLRWAAVLPLLRPDKAVEELCWAKEHGASGVFKRGFDLDRKVIDPHFFPVYEEASALDLPLCIHTGHPLPGTEWDRGFPIIYSFTALVSSGLAKKFPKLRFGLIESGASWIPYAVSQLGAVKRQSLRGRQSRLPRLYELEPELFRANRLFVTIDPIDDIESLLKFGTEDNLMIGTDYSHTDISANLSALDEVRGWVDEGRITNAQADKILGTNSRAFYSL, from the coding sequence ATGCCGACGATCGATGCCGATACGCATGTCGATGAGTCCGAAGACACCTGGAAGAAGTTGGAAGGCACGCCGTACGTAAAGTACACACCGGTAACCATTGAGATGCCGCCGGATGAAGCCAGACGGGCCGGCTATACCCCGACAAACAGCCGCTGCTGGGTGGTGGAAGGCAGGCTACAGAACCGCGCCATCCGCGACGACGTCAACCATCCGCCGCGCGTCCTGCGGGAGCTCGAGGACGTGCCGGGCCGTCTCGCGCACATGGACAAGATGGGCGTCGACGTGCAGGTTATCTTCCCGACCTTTTTCATCCGCTATAACACCCGTAACGCGGAGGCCGAATGGGCGTTGACCACCACCTACAATCGCTGGATTGCCGGGAAATGCGCGCAAACAAACGGGCGGCTCAGATGGGCGGCCGTGCTGCCGCTGCTTCGGCCCGACAAGGCGGTCGAAGAATTGTGTTGGGCGAAAGAGCACGGCGCCTCCGGCGTCTTCAAACGGGGATTCGATCTTGACAGGAAGGTAATCGACCCGCATTTCTTTCCGGTCTACGAGGAGGCGAGCGCGCTCGACCTGCCTCTGTGCATCCACACGGGCCATCCGCTTCCGGGTACCGAGTGGGACAGGGGCTTCCCGATCATCTACTCCTTCACCGCGCTGGTAAGCTCCGGCCTTGCAAAAAAATTCCCCAAACTCAGGTTCGGGCTCATCGAGTCGGGAGCTTCCTGGATTCCCTATGCGGTCTCGCAGTTGGGGGCGGTGAAACGCCAATCGCTGCGCGGTCGACAGAGCCGGTTGCCGCGCCTGTATGAACTGGAACCGGAATTGTTCCGCGCCAACCGGCTGTTCGTCACGATCGACCCGATCGACGATATCGAGTCGCTGCTGAAATTCGGTACCGAAGATAACCTGATGATCGGCACCGATTACAGCCACACCGACATCTCGGCCAACTTGAGCGCGCTGGACGAAGTCCGCGGCTGGGTGGACGAGGGCAGGATCACCAATGCTCAAGCCGACAAGATTCTTGGGACCAACTCCCGTGCGTTTTACAGCTTGTAG
- a CDS encoding winged helix-turn-helix domain-containing protein: protein MEEKSYRQSRLCRVFGNPVAFAIVELLLENREMSPSQRARALSRSLSRISHTLGALRLAEVVRYDSDSKMRALYRLKHPREIRQVLRALFAFVDSASSSR from the coding sequence GTGGAAGAAAAGAGCTACAGGCAATCGCGTCTGTGCCGCGTGTTTGGAAATCCCGTTGCCTTCGCGATCGTTGAGTTGCTGCTCGAGAACCGTGAGATGAGCCCGAGCCAGCGCGCGCGGGCGCTCAGCCGAAGCTTGTCGCGCATCAGCCATACGTTGGGCGCCTTACGCCTTGCCGAGGTTGTGCGATACGACAGCGACTCCAAAATGCGGGCCCTATACCGCTTGAAGCATCCGCGAGAAATCCGCCAAGTTCTCCGAGCGCTCTTCGCCTTTGTCGACTCCGCGTCGTCTTCCAGGTGA
- a CDS encoding DUF4238 domain-containing protein, whose amino-acid sequence MVQQSHRHHYVPEWYQRRFLAPGQTSFKVLDLQPPKFTRGDGSSASGRQISTKGPKSIFFENDLYTTRWLGAPNDEIERMLFGAIDRDGKTAIDAYIAEDWETVHSTYGYMYGFMDALRLRTPKGLHFVKFLTRANSQEELMYRMQRIRTMHCVMWTESVLEIVSAENSFVKFILSDHPVTLFNSHVFPSDPRMVWTPC is encoded by the coding sequence ATGGTCCAACAGAGCCACAGACATCATTACGTCCCAGAATGGTACCAGCGGAGATTTCTCGCACCAGGGCAAACATCTTTCAAGGTTTTGGATCTACAGCCGCCGAAGTTCACTAGAGGGGACGGCAGTAGTGCGTCTGGACGACAGATTTCAACAAAAGGGCCGAAATCCATCTTCTTCGAAAACGACCTTTACACCACGCGTTGGCTTGGAGCACCAAATGACGAAATTGAGCGAATGCTATTTGGCGCAATCGACCGCGACGGTAAGACGGCTATTGATGCCTATATCGCCGAAGATTGGGAGACCGTACATTCTACCTATGGATACATGTATGGGTTTATGGATGCTTTGAGATTGCGAACACCCAAAGGACTACACTTTGTAAAGTTCTTGACGCGTGCGAATAGTCAGGAAGAGTTGATGTATAGAATGCAGCGTATTCGTACTATGCATTGCGTGATGTGGACAGAAAGCGTTCTGGAGATCGTCTCGGCCGAAAACTCTTTCGTGAAATTCATTCTTTCGGATCATCCGGTGACCTTGTTTAACAGTCACGTCTTTCCTTCAGACCCCAGGATGGTCTGGACCCCTTGCTAG
- a CDS encoding type II toxin-antitoxin system VapC family toxin, translating to MRAVDTNVLVRLVTRDDGKQVAAAESFISKGAWVSTLVLIEATWVLAAVYELAHPEIATAVEMLLRHRDLTIQDSGTVTAALEHYRRRPALGFSDCLILEVARKAGHVPLGTFDRALGKLKGAERL from the coding sequence ATGCGCGCCGTTGACACGAATGTTTTGGTTCGTCTTGTCACGCGCGACGACGGGAAGCAGGTCGCCGCTGCGGAATCTTTCATTAGCAAAGGCGCGTGGGTATCGACGCTGGTCCTCATTGAGGCAACGTGGGTTCTTGCCGCCGTATACGAGCTCGCCCACCCGGAAATAGCGACCGCCGTCGAGATGCTCCTGCGTCACAGAGATCTTACGATCCAGGACTCCGGTACTGTCACCGCCGCGCTGGAGCACTACCGTCGCCGTCCAGCGCTGGGGTTCTCCGACTGTTTGATCCTCGAAGTAGCTCGGAAAGCCGGCCACGTTCCTTTGGGTACCTTTGACCGAGCTCTTGGAAAGCTCAAGGGAGCTGAAAGATTGTAG
- a CDS encoding AbrB/MazE/SpoVT family DNA-binding domain-containing protein, whose translation MALAQSKVTAQGQISVPAEVRRKLGVGPGSVLEWDEEGDAVVVRKAGRYSSEDIHRAVFPKRSPGPKKLEDFDKGVLRYMKAKHARR comes from the coding sequence ATGGCACTCGCACAATCAAAAGTTACAGCCCAGGGTCAAATTTCCGTTCCTGCCGAGGTGCGACGAAAACTCGGCGTTGGTCCTGGCTCGGTTTTGGAGTGGGATGAGGAAGGCGACGCGGTCGTCGTTCGCAAAGCCGGACGGTACTCCTCGGAGGATATTCACCGAGCGGTCTTTCCCAAACGCTCCCCCGGCCCGAAGAAGTTGGAAGATTTCGATAAAGGGGTGCTGCGCTACATGAAAGCCAAGCATGCGCGCCGTTGA
- a CDS encoding ATP-binding protein, whose protein sequence is MATRASFEVGGAILRALTKARKAGAYVVYQRTVPLLAFIFCVGVAAILWHLSRLSSNLVQSGALQGTAIYSQSITDLRTFYGSEVVDRVRPYGIEVTHDYAAKKAAIPIPATFTIEFGKHIAEKNSGMEIRLYSDYPFPFRKEGGPRDAFEKEALAYLRQHPDKTFFRFEDFQGRPSLRYATAVQMKAGCVACHNSHAESPKTDWKVENVRGVQEIIQTLDSAVAQTRSGLTETFVLLSTMGLLGVGGLALVVGTMRKKSAELEQRVSERASAQARLAALHEINLASTSTLDLRAVLNLLLEKTDDLLPVIAATTVRLFNKQTGKLEPVACWNLDEEQWKAETKNGGSLIRMLPESNSPLMVLNAQTDPRSLASEFLRRQGLVSFLRVPLTAKNDTLGVITFFTKVEHRFSDEEIDFLSTVSGQAAIAIHNAQLYEETASAKRELEDANNTLKKQAVELARSNAELEQFAYVASHDLQEPLRMVASYTQLLARRYRGRLDGDADEFIAYAVDGVTRMQSQIQDLLNYSRLGKKETDFESTDCSAVLDRALVNLKVAIEESGAKVTSDPLPAVAADGNQLVQLFQNLMSNAVKFRNHEPPLIHVSAKRSGKEWVFSVHDNGIGFEPQFAERIFVIFQRLHAKGDHPGTGIGLAVCKKIVERHGGRIWAEAEPGQGATFYFTIPA, encoded by the coding sequence ATGGCGACAAGAGCATCCTTCGAAGTCGGCGGCGCGATCCTTCGCGCTCTAACGAAAGCGCGCAAGGCCGGCGCCTACGTCGTTTATCAACGCACGGTGCCGCTGCTGGCGTTTATCTTCTGCGTCGGAGTGGCGGCCATACTTTGGCATCTTTCCCGGCTGTCCTCCAATCTCGTTCAGTCGGGCGCGCTGCAGGGCACCGCGATCTATTCTCAGTCGATTACCGATCTGCGCACGTTCTACGGCTCCGAGGTCGTTGATCGGGTCAGACCCTACGGCATCGAGGTGACCCACGACTACGCGGCTAAGAAAGCCGCCATACCGATCCCTGCGACGTTCACCATCGAGTTCGGCAAGCATATCGCCGAGAAAAACTCCGGCATGGAGATTCGGCTATACAGCGACTATCCGTTCCCGTTCAGGAAAGAGGGCGGGCCGAGAGACGCCTTCGAGAAGGAAGCGCTCGCCTACTTGAGGCAACATCCCGACAAGACTTTTTTCCGTTTCGAGGATTTTCAGGGCCGGCCGTCGCTCAGATACGCGACCGCGGTCCAAATGAAGGCCGGCTGCGTCGCGTGCCATAACAGCCACGCCGAAAGCCCGAAGACCGACTGGAAAGTGGAAAACGTCAGGGGGGTTCAGGAAATCATCCAGACGCTGGATAGCGCCGTCGCGCAGACCCGCTCGGGCTTGACCGAGACGTTCGTGCTGTTGAGCACGATGGGTCTTTTGGGAGTGGGCGGTCTGGCGCTCGTCGTCGGAACGATGCGCAAGAAATCGGCGGAGCTGGAGCAGCGGGTGAGCGAGCGCGCGTCCGCGCAAGCGCGTCTGGCTGCGCTCCACGAGATCAATCTCGCCAGCACGTCCACTTTGGATCTCAGAGCGGTATTGAACTTGTTGCTGGAAAAAACCGACGACCTGCTTCCGGTCATCGCGGCGACAACCGTACGGCTCTTCAACAAACAAACCGGAAAATTGGAACCGGTCGCCTGCTGGAACCTGGATGAGGAGCAATGGAAGGCGGAGACGAAGAACGGCGGCAGTCTCATTCGAATGCTGCCGGAGAGCAACTCCCCGCTCATGGTCCTAAACGCCCAGACGGACCCGCGATCCCTGGCCTCCGAGTTTTTGCGCAGGCAGGGATTGGTCTCGTTTCTAAGGGTCCCCTTGACGGCAAAGAACGACACGTTGGGGGTGATCACGTTTTTTACCAAAGTAGAGCACCGTTTCAGCGATGAAGAAATAGATTTTCTCTCGACTGTCAGCGGCCAGGCGGCCATCGCCATTCATAACGCGCAGCTTTACGAGGAGACCGCTTCGGCCAAGCGAGAGCTGGAGGACGCGAACAACACGCTTAAAAAACAGGCCGTGGAGCTGGCGCGTTCCAACGCCGAGCTGGAGCAATTCGCCTATGTCGCCTCACATGACCTGCAAGAGCCGCTGCGCATGGTCGCGAGCTATACCCAACTCCTGGCCAGGCGGTATCGGGGCAGGCTCGACGGCGACGCCGACGAGTTTATCGCGTACGCGGTCGATGGCGTCACCCGCATGCAGAGCCAGATCCAGGACCTGTTGAACTATTCAAGGTTAGGAAAGAAGGAAACGGATTTCGAGTCCACGGATTGCTCCGCCGTTTTGGACCGCGCGCTCGTCAACCTCAAGGTTGCGATCGAGGAGAGCGGAGCGAAGGTCACCAGCGATCCGTTGCCGGCGGTGGCGGCCGACGGCAATCAATTGGTGCAACTGTTTCAGAATCTCATGAGCAACGCCGTCAAATTTCGCAATCACGAGCCGCCGCTCATTCACGTCTCCGCCAAGCGCAGCGGCAAAGAATGGGTTTTCTCGGTCCACGACAACGGCATCGGCTTCGAGCCGCAATTTGCCGAGCGCATCTTTGTCATCTTCCAGCGCCTGCACGCGAAGGGCGATCATCCCGGCACGGGCATCGGTCTCGCGGTTTGCAAAAAAATCGTGGAACGCCACGGCGGACGCATCTGGGCGGAAGCGGAACCGGGCCAAGGGGCGACTTTTTATTTTACGATTCCAGCGTAA
- a CDS encoding response regulator has translation MVTAANGRPVEILLVEDNPGDVRLTKEALKEGNLLNRLSVVGDGMEALAFLRREGKFAGSARPDMILLDLNLPKKSGLEVLADVKADEDLRRTPVVVLTTSQAEQDIIKSYNLYANCYISKPVDLGEFMNVVKSIEEFWLTVVKLPCDGDWVWTASRPKPVG, from the coding sequence ATGGTGACCGCCGCAAATGGAAGACCCGTCGAGATCCTGCTCGTCGAAGACAATCCGGGCGATGTTCGGCTGACGAAGGAGGCGCTGAAGGAGGGCAACCTGCTGAACCGGCTGAGCGTGGTCGGCGATGGCATGGAAGCCTTAGCCTTTCTCCGGCGCGAAGGAAAGTTCGCCGGCTCGGCGCGGCCGGACATGATTCTTCTCGACCTGAACTTGCCGAAAAAGAGCGGCCTCGAAGTGCTGGCGGACGTCAAGGCCGACGAAGATCTGAGACGCACGCCGGTGGTGGTCCTGACGACCTCTCAGGCCGAGCAGGACATCATCAAGAGTTACAATCTCTACGCCAACTGCTACATCAGCAAACCGGTCGATCTCGGAGAGTTCATGAACGTGGTCAAATCGATCGAGGAATTCTGGCTCACGGTCGTCAAGCTGCCCTGCGATGGGGATTGGGTATGGACGGCGAGCCGGCCGAAGCCCGTGGGTTGA
- a CDS encoding GAF domain-containing protein: MDAPRVDHASAIEMFSLAKLTGRLGSLLSSGGAGDFIGGIVARRFSQTSSARIKLILEVAGDGIFGLDVDGKITFANHAAARMLGAKRDDIIGRPMRQVVDHLKADGSPFPGGASPIVAAASEGTSCVSSDEIFRRNDGASLVVDYVSNPIFERGKLTGAVVAFTDVTQRKRSEEALQSHYKELAILHEIGQMIFASRDLKAVLGNILERALSLVSLDLGNIRLFEPGVRMQTGAYRGYRDPEQIGKNTHMNGGDSAGFIRGVAASGTSLVLEDISTVEGLRTFKNEGVRSAIIVPITTAEETLGIIEVGSRASRRFLPDELRLLDTIGNQIGIAVQKSRLFEETARRAEEQAALNTIAAATSQSRRLDETLGIALDKVLEVTGREQAYIRLMDPVTGNLTLAAHRGISQQFVEDLTHRRTPGGKSDRVFESGEPLVINDPESASLRDQTRREGSRAFVWVPLKVRGRAVGIMNVATVRPIPFQPREVELLKAIGHVIGVALENSILFQETERRNREIKIAKEKLEKVNSALTVQAAELARSNSELQHFAYIASHDLQEPLRMVASYVQLLARRYKDKLDQDANEFIGFAVDGATRMQALINALLTYSRVGTQAKRFEPTDCEAVLDDTLAGLKTAVEESGAVITRDPLPTVIGDATQLGQLFQNLIGNGVKFHGAEPPRIHISSRRTDNGWVFSFKDRGIGFDSRYAERIFVMFQRLHAKGEYPGTGIGLAVCKKIVERHGGEIWVESRPGEGATFYFSIPTNRPEEEDNAHAFSEHERIG, translated from the coding sequence GTGGATGCGCCGCGCGTCGATCATGCGTCCGCAATTGAAATGTTCTCGCTTGCCAAATTAACCGGCCGTTTAGGATCCCTCCTTTCCTCGGGAGGAGCCGGGGATTTCATCGGCGGCATCGTCGCGCGGCGCTTCAGCCAGACTTCCTCCGCGCGGATCAAGCTCATTCTCGAGGTCGCGGGCGACGGCATTTTCGGACTCGACGTCGACGGGAAAATAACCTTCGCCAATCACGCGGCCGCGAGAATGCTCGGCGCGAAGCGCGACGACATCATCGGCCGGCCGATGCGCCAGGTCGTGGACCATCTGAAGGCCGACGGCAGCCCGTTTCCCGGCGGCGCGTCGCCGATCGTCGCGGCCGCAAGCGAGGGTACTTCCTGCGTGTCGTCGGATGAAATCTTCCGCCGCAACGACGGCGCGAGCCTGGTCGTGGATTACGTGAGCAACCCGATCTTCGAGCGCGGGAAGTTGACCGGCGCGGTCGTGGCCTTCACCGACGTGACCCAGCGCAAGCGCTCGGAAGAGGCCCTGCAATCGCACTACAAGGAACTGGCGATTCTCCATGAAATAGGCCAGATGATTTTCGCCTCCAGGGATCTGAAAGCGGTTCTAGGGAACATCCTCGAGCGGGCCCTCTCTCTCGTTTCCCTCGACCTGGGAAATATCCGCCTGTTCGAACCCGGCGTCCGGATGCAAACCGGCGCGTATCGCGGCTACCGCGACCCTGAACAAATCGGCAAGAACACCCACATGAACGGCGGAGACAGCGCCGGATTTATCCGCGGCGTGGCGGCCTCCGGGACCAGCTTGGTGCTGGAGGATATTTCGACGGTAGAAGGCCTCAGAACATTCAAGAACGAAGGCGTTCGTTCGGCGATCATCGTGCCGATCACGACGGCGGAAGAAACGCTCGGCATCATCGAGGTCGGCAGCCGCGCGAGCCGCAGGTTCCTGCCCGACGAGCTTCGCCTCCTGGATACCATCGGCAATCAAATCGGCATCGCCGTGCAAAAATCCCGGCTCTTCGAGGAGACGGCGCGTCGGGCGGAAGAACAGGCGGCGCTGAATACGATCGCCGCGGCGACGAGCCAGTCCCGGCGCCTGGACGAGACGCTTGGGATCGCCCTGGACAAGGTTCTGGAGGTTACGGGGAGAGAGCAAGCCTACATACGACTGATGGATCCCGTCACGGGAAATCTTACGCTCGCCGCCCATCGGGGAATTTCGCAGCAGTTCGTCGAAGACTTGACGCATCGCCGCACCCCGGGAGGTAAAAGCGACCGGGTCTTCGAGTCGGGCGAACCGCTGGTCATCAACGATCCGGAGAGCGCCTCGCTCAGAGATCAGACCCGGCGCGAGGGAAGCCGCGCTTTCGTGTGGGTGCCGCTCAAGGTGCGGGGCCGAGCGGTGGGCATCATGAACGTCGCGACGGTTCGTCCGATTCCGTTCCAGCCGCGGGAAGTGGAGCTTTTAAAGGCGATCGGGCACGTGATCGGCGTCGCGCTGGAGAACTCAATCCTGTTTCAAGAGACCGAACGGCGCAACCGGGAAATCAAAATCGCCAAGGAGAAGCTCGAGAAAGTCAACAGCGCTCTGACCGTTCAGGCGGCCGAGCTGGCGCGGTCCAACAGCGAGCTGCAGCACTTCGCCTATATCGCGTCCCACGATCTGCAAGAGCCGCTGCGCATGGTGGCGAGCTACGTGCAACTGCTGGCGCGGCGCTACAAGGACAAACTCGATCAGGACGCCAACGAATTCATCGGCTTCGCCGTCGACGGCGCCACCCGCATGCAGGCGTTGATCAACGCTCTGCTGACCTATTCGCGCGTCGGGACCCAGGCGAAGAGGTTCGAGCCGACCGACTGCGAAGCGGTGTTGGACGATACGCTCGCGGGCTTGAAAACCGCCGTCGAAGAAAGTGGGGCGGTCATCACGCGAGATCCCCTCCCGACCGTGATCGGGGATGCGACCCAGTTGGGCCAGTTGTTCCAGAACCTGATCGGCAACGGCGTCAAGTTTCACGGTGCCGAGCCGCCGCGGATTCATATTTCGAGCAGGAGAACCGACAACGGGTGGGTCTTCTCGTTCAAAGATCGCGGCATCGGCTTCGATTCCCGATACGCTGAGCGCATCTTCGTCATGTTTCAGCGTCTGCATGCAAAAGGGGAATATCCGGGCACCGGCATCGGCCTTGCCGTGTGCAAAAAAATAGTCGAGCGCCACGGCGGCGAGATCTGGGTGGAGTCCCGGCCGGGAGAGGGAGCGACCTTTTACTTTTCGATTCCAACGAACCGTCCCGAAGAGGAGGACAACGCACATGCATTCAGCGAGCACGAACGGATCGGCTAG
- a CDS encoding response regulator, translating into MHSASTNGSARILLVEDNPGDVRLTREALKEGKILNDLSVVGDGVEALAFLRREGRYAEAERPDLILLDLNLPKKDGREVLEEIKSDGDLKKIPVVVLTTSAAERDILNAYDLHANCYITKPVDLGQFIKVVQLIEDFWLMIVKLP; encoded by the coding sequence ATGCATTCAGCGAGCACGAACGGATCGGCTAGGATTTTGTTGGTGGAAGACAACCCGGGAGACGTCCGGCTGACGCGCGAAGCCCTGAAGGAAGGCAAGATACTGAACGACCTCTCGGTCGTCGGCGATGGGGTCGAGGCCCTGGCCTTTCTCCGGCGCGAAGGCCGGTATGCCGAGGCCGAAAGGCCGGATCTGATCCTGCTCGACCTGAACCTGCCGAAGAAGGACGGCCGGGAGGTGTTGGAGGAGATCAAAAGCGACGGCGATCTCAAGAAGATTCCGGTCGTCGTGCTCACGACCTCGGCGGCGGAGCGGGACATTCTCAACGCCTACGACCTGCACGCCAACTGTTACATCACCAAGCCGGTCGATCTCGGACAGTTCATCAAGGTCGTGCAATTGATCGAGGATTTTTGGCTCATGATCGTGAAGCTGCCGTAA